The genomic segment AGGGATATCGACTCAACCGGAACGTGGGTTGGCGTGCCGGCACGGCAAATCAAGATAAAGGACTGATCAATGTTGGCCTCAAAGCGGATTCCGGTAGCAGTTCCCAGCCTGTCGGGCAACGAAAAGAAGTATGTGGGACAGTGCCTAGATTCAACGTGGATCTCTTCGGCCGGCGAATTCATTGGTCGTTTCGAGCAGAGCTTTGCTGACTTCTGCGGCGTTCGCCATGCGGTAGCGATCAACAACGGCACCACCGCCATTCATCTCGCGCTGGTGGCGTTGGGTATCGGCGAAGGCGACGAAGTGCTGATCCCGACCCTGACCTACATCGCCACGGCCAATGCGGTTGCCTACTGCAACGCCAAGCCGATCCTGGTCGACTCCGAGCCCGGCACCATGAACATGGATCCGGCCAAGCTGGAAGCCCTGATCACGCCGCGTACCAAGGCGATCATCGTGGTGCACCTGTATGGCCATCCGACCAACATGGGGCCGGTCATGGACATCGCCCGCCGCCACAATCTCAAGGTCGTGGAGGACGCGGCAGAAGCACACGGCGCCGAGTACCTGGGCACGCGCGTGGGTGGCATCGGCGATTGCGCCACTTTCAGCTTCTTTGGCAACAAGATCATCACCACCGGTGAAGGTGGCATGGTGACCACCAATGATGATGAGCTGGCGGCCCGCCTGCGCCTGTACCGCGGGCAGGGCATGGACCCGAAGCGCCGCTACTGGTTCCCGGTGGTGGGTTTCAACTACCGCATGACCAATGTTGCTGCAGCGATCGGCGTGGCCCAGATGGAGCGTATCGACGAGGCACTGCAGGTGCGCCAGCGCGTTGCCGGCTGGTATGAGGCTGCTTTTGCGCAGCACGTGGATCTGGTCGAGCGTCCGGCCGTGGCCGAGTACGCGCACCATGTCTACTGGATGTACACCGTGCTGCTGACAGGCCTGAGTGAACAGCAGCGCGATGAAGTCATGCGCCTGATGGATGCCGATGGCATCGAAACGCGCCCGGTGTTCTACCCGATGCATGTGCTGCCGCCTTACCTCGAAGACGGGGCTGCCTACCCGGTCGCCAACGACCAGGCTGCGCGTGGCATCAATCTACCGACGCACGCCGACCTCACTGAAGAGGACGTCGAGCGCGTCGTGGAAGCCCTGGTATCGGCCATCGGCCGCGTGAGCGCCTGACCTTGCGTATTGCCATCTGTTCGTCCTTTGTACCGTTCGTCAATGGTGGAGCGCGCTTCATCGTTGACTGGCTTGGAACCCGTCTGCGCGAACATGGCCACCAGGTGGAGATCATCTACCTGCCGATGGTCGAGTCGCCGACTGAACTGCTGCAGCAGATGGCGGCCTATCGGATGATGGACCTCTCCGATTCGGTTGACCGGGTGATCACCACCCGGCCACCGGCGCACCTGATCCAGCACCCGAAGAAGGTGGCATGGTTCATTCATCATTTCCGCTTGTACTACGACATGTGGGACACGCCCTATCGCGAGTTCCCTGATGACGCCCGCCATCGCGCCCTGCGTGGCGCGCTGGTCAGGGCTGATACCACAGCACTGGCCGAGTCGCACCGGCTGTTCACCAACTCGCAGGTGGTGGCCGATCGTGTGAAGAGATACAACGGCCTGGATGCCGAAGTGCTGTATCCGCCATTGCTGGATGTCTCGCACTTCCGCGACGCGGGCCAGGGCGACGAGATCGTCTACGTCTGCCGGATGGAACGGCATAAGCGGCAGCATCTGCTGCTGGAAGCATTCAAGTACGTGACCACGCCGGTCAAGCTGCGCCTGTGCGGCACCAGCAGTGGCCCGGGCTACACCAATGGCCTGCGTGCCTTCATCGTTGCCGAAGGCCTGCAGAATCGCGTCACCTGCGTTGACCGTTGGATCACCGAGGAAGAGAAGGCGCAGTGGCTGTCCACCGCGCTGGCAGCGGCATACCTGCCGGAAGATGAGGATTCCTACGGCTATCCATCGCTGGAGGCAGCGCAGTCGTCGAAGCCGATCATCACCACCACCGATTCCGGTGGCGTGCTTGAGTTCGTCGAGCATGGTCGCAACGGCATGATCGCCGAGCCGGACCCCCGGGCGCTGGCCGAGGTCATCGATGCGCTGTGGATGGATCGCGAGCATACCCGCCGCATGGGCCAGGCGGCCAAGGTGCGTGTGCAGGAACTGAAGATCAACTGGGACCACGTCCTGGAGCGTTTGCTGTCATGAAGGTCCTGGTCGTCAACAACATGGTACCGGGCATGCGCGGTGGCGCAGAGGAACTGGCCGACCAGCTCGTCGTGAACCTGCGCCAGGCCGGTCATCAATCCGAGCTGTTGCGCATCCCGTTCACCTGGCACCCGCCCGAGCGGATCATCGGCGAGATGCTGATGTGCCGGAGCATGCGCCTGGTCAACGTCGATCGGGTAATCGCGATGAAGTTCCCCGCCTACCTGCTGCCTTTCAAGAACAAGGTGTTCTGGCTGGCACACCAGTACCGCCAGGCCTACGACATGTGGGATTCCGGCCATAGCAACATTCCGGACACCCCCGAGGGACGGCAGATCCGCGCTGCGATCACCGAGGCGGACAACGACGCGTTCTCGATGGCGCAGAGCGTCTATGCCGTGGGTCGCACTGTGCAGGACCGTCTGATGAACTACAA from the Stenotrophomonas maltophilia genome contains:
- a CDS encoding DegT/DnrJ/EryC1/StrS family aminotransferase, whose amino-acid sequence is MLASKRIPVAVPSLSGNEKKYVGQCLDSTWISSAGEFIGRFEQSFADFCGVRHAVAINNGTTAIHLALVALGIGEGDEVLIPTLTYIATANAVAYCNAKPILVDSEPGTMNMDPAKLEALITPRTKAIIVVHLYGHPTNMGPVMDIARRHNLKVVEDAAEAHGAEYLGTRVGGIGDCATFSFFGNKIITTGEGGMVTTNDDELAARLRLYRGQGMDPKRRYWFPVVGFNYRMTNVAAAIGVAQMERIDEALQVRQRVAGWYEAAFAQHVDLVERPAVAEYAHHVYWMYTVLLTGLSEQQRDEVMRLMDADGIETRPVFYPMHVLPPYLEDGAAYPVANDQAARGINLPTHADLTEEDVERVVEALVSAIGRVSA
- a CDS encoding glycosyltransferase family 4 protein, whose translation is MRIAICSSFVPFVNGGARFIVDWLGTRLREHGHQVEIIYLPMVESPTELLQQMAAYRMMDLSDSVDRVITTRPPAHLIQHPKKVAWFIHHFRLYYDMWDTPYREFPDDARHRALRGALVRADTTALAESHRLFTNSQVVADRVKRYNGLDAEVLYPPLLDVSHFRDAGQGDEIVYVCRMERHKRQHLLLEAFKYVTTPVKLRLCGTSSGPGYTNGLRAFIVAEGLQNRVTCVDRWITEEEKAQWLSTALAAAYLPEDEDSYGYPSLEAAQSSKPIITTTDSGGVLEFVEHGRNGMIAEPDPRALAEVIDALWMDREHTRRMGQAAKVRVQELKINWDHVLERLLS